The Buchnera aphidicola (Cinara curtihirsuta) genome includes a region encoding these proteins:
- the nuoK gene encoding NADH-quinone oxidoreductase subunit NuoK, with protein MLLLNYGILIPIILFVIGIFSLLKHKNLIFILISLEILTNSVALAIVLVGHYWNQHDSQIMYILIITIAAIEASIMLAIFLKIYQQYNTLDICKLSETYK; from the coding sequence ATGTTGTTATTAAATTATGGGATTTTAATACCTATTATTTTATTTGTAATTGGAATTTTTTCGTTATTAAAACATAAAAATTTGATATTTATATTGATAAGTTTAGAAATATTAACTAATTCAGTAGCATTGGCAATAGTTTTAGTAGGTCATTACTGGAATCAACATGATAGTCAAATTATGTATATATTAATTATTACTATTGCAGCTATAGAGGCAAGTATAATGTTAGCAATTTTTTTAAAAATATATCAACAGTATAATACTCTAGATATATGTAAATTAAGTGAGACCTATAAATGA
- the nuoI gene encoding NADH-quinone oxidoreductase subunit NuoI: MGIKDIFFGFLSIIRSMLMLLTNIFSPRETRLYPEQSLNLSLRYRGRIILTRDPNGLERCVACNLCSAVCPVNCISLKKSENKDGRWYSKFFQINFSRCIFCGLCEEACPTSAIQLIPDIELSDFKRKKLMYKKKDLLISGPGKFSKYNFYSISGVKFKKNSNNIASKKILNCVDVTSLLP; encoded by the coding sequence ATGGGTATAAAAGATATTTTTTTTGGTTTTTTAAGTATTATTCGTAGTATGTTAATGTTATTAACTAATATTTTCTCGCCTAGAGAAACTCGTCTATACCCAGAACAATCATTAAATTTGTCGCTTCGATATAGAGGTCGTATTATTTTAACTCGAGATCCTAACGGTTTAGAACGCTGTGTCGCATGTAATCTATGTTCTGCTGTTTGCCCTGTTAATTGTATTTCATTAAAAAAATCAGAAAATAAAGATGGTCGTTGGTATTCTAAATTTTTTCAGATAAATTTTTCTCGTTGTATTTTTTGTGGTTTGTGTGAAGAGGCATGCCCTACTTCCGCTATTCAATTAATACCAGATATAGAATTAAGTGATTTTAAAAGAAAAAAATTAATGTATAAAAAAAAAGATTTGTTAATTTCCGGACCTGGGAAATTTTCTAAATATAATTTTTATTCTATTTCTGGTGTGAAATTTAAAAAAAATTCAAATAATATTGCTTCAAAAAAAATATTAAATTGTGTAGATGTAACATCTTTATTACCATAG
- a CDS encoding NADH-quinone oxidoreductase subunit J, protein MVIIFYLLSFLSILFSFLIMISNNPIYSLLYLILLMSSISGIFFTLGSIFLGTIEIIIYAGAIMVLFIFVVMLIKNNIHNSTILLNQSNNFYDMYLYTCTFFILFILFIQFISEKKKILFFKIFLIKNTGILLFSKYILLVEFISLLLLSSVFLVYFFIKKIKFIFNS, encoded by the coding sequence ATGGTTATTATATTTTATTTATTAAGTTTTTTATCTATTTTATTTTCTTTTTTAATTATGATTAGCAATAATCCGATTTATTCTTTATTATATTTAATTTTATTAATGTCCTCTATTTCTGGTATTTTTTTTACTTTAGGTTCTATTTTTTTAGGAACTATAGAGATAATTATTTATGCCGGCGCAATTATGGTTTTATTTATTTTTGTTGTAATGTTAATAAAGAATAATATACATAATTCAACGATTTTATTAAATCAATCAAATAATTTTTATGATATGTACTTATACACGTGTACTTTTTTTATTTTATTTATTTTATTTATTCAATTTATAAGTGAGAAGAAAAAAATTTTGTTTTTTAAAATTTTTTTAATAAAAAATACTGGTATTTTATTATTTAGTAAATATATTTTGTTAGTGGAATTTATATCTTTATTACTATTGTCTTCAGTATTTTTAGTATATTTTTTTATAAAAAAAATAAAATTTATTTTTAATTCTTAA
- a CDS encoding NADH-quinone oxidoreductase subunit L, translating into MNLIYYIGIFPLFSSFLLIFLQRFLLKKFVSVISISSIVMSFFLFLYVVYDYINKYSQSKVFFIPLLHWITINNYSINLNFIVDFFSLSMLGTVLLISLCVYLYSLWYMNNSSEYTKYFIYMNLFISFMIFFVLTNNLITMFCIWELVGICSYLLIGFYFKKEENGYFAIKSFLMTRLGDVFFLIAIFLILLNFKTTDFFVLKYLTKEIIFLNCYTNYLFWISFCLFIASIGKSAQIPLYTWLIGAMVGPTPASALIHAATMVTMGVYLIIRVHFLFFFNIYITYILSIIGCCTLLISSFSAIFETNIKRILAFSTISQIGYMFLALGFKNIKGAFLHLLCHAFFKSLLFLSTGSIIKHTNNEQNILKMGNLYNRIPFIYITFFTGMISLVSFPFITSSFYSKGDILLNIFNKQENLFLFCFLLGIFFTSIYSCRMFFFIFHGENQSNFISIEKNFFHDISLFILCLGCTPITQYIISNLFYKTVYTPLIICLNENYLYIEYISFGISILGFFIFYLSRYVFLRKNYLEIIFSPLYYLVSNNWFFDIFYFYVFVKPYYWLSNYLNSKKFFYIEKFFLKIIYFFKSKFFNIKYIDIVYHVRWYIFCLTVFLLIIFIDKNNYM; encoded by the coding sequence ATGAATTTAATTTATTATATTGGAATATTTCCATTATTTAGTTCTTTTTTATTAATTTTTTTACAAAGATTTCTTTTAAAAAAATTTGTTTCAGTAATTAGTATATCTTCGATAGTGATGTCTTTTTTTTTGTTTTTATATGTTGTATATGATTATATTAATAAGTATAGTCAATCAAAAGTTTTTTTTATTCCTTTATTACACTGGATAACTATCAATAATTATAGTATTAATTTAAATTTTATAGTAGATTTTTTTTCTTTATCTATGTTAGGAACAGTACTATTAATTAGCTTGTGTGTATATTTATATTCTTTATGGTATATGAATAATTCTTCAGAATATACTAAATATTTTATATATATGAATTTGTTTATCTCTTTTATGATATTTTTTGTTTTAACTAATAATTTAATTACTATGTTTTGTATTTGGGAATTAGTGGGAATTTGTTCATATTTATTAATAGGTTTTTATTTTAAAAAAGAAGAAAATGGATATTTTGCTATTAAATCTTTTTTAATGACTAGGTTAGGTGATGTATTTTTTTTAATTGCTATATTTTTAATTTTATTGAATTTTAAAACTACAGATTTTTTTGTATTGAAATATCTTACTAAAGAAATTATATTTTTAAATTGTTATACTAATTATTTATTTTGGATTTCCTTCTGTTTATTTATTGCGTCGATAGGAAAGTCTGCTCAAATACCATTATATACATGGTTGATAGGCGCTATGGTTGGTCCGACACCCGCTTCAGCTTTAATTCATGCCGCTACTATGGTTACAATGGGAGTATATTTAATTATTCGAGTTCATTTTTTATTTTTTTTTAATATATATATAACATATATACTTTCTATAATTGGATGTTGTACACTTTTAATATCAAGTTTTTCTGCTATTTTTGAAACAAATATTAAACGTATTTTAGCTTTTTCTACTATTAGTCAAATAGGTTATATGTTTTTAGCATTAGGTTTTAAAAATATTAAAGGTGCTTTTCTACATTTATTATGTCATGCTTTTTTTAAATCTTTATTATTTTTATCTACCGGATCTATTATAAAGCATACAAATAATGAACAAAATATTTTAAAAATGGGTAATTTATATAATAGGATACCTTTTATATATATAACTTTTTTTACTGGTATGATTTCTTTAGTATCATTTCCATTTATAACTTCTAGTTTTTATAGTAAAGGAGATATATTACTAAATATTTTTAATAAACAGGAAAATTTATTTTTATTTTGTTTTCTTTTGGGTATTTTTTTTACTTCTATTTATTCATGTAGAATGTTTTTTTTTATTTTTCATGGAGAGAATCAATCTAATTTTATTTCTATTGAAAAAAATTTTTTTCATGATATATCTTTATTTATTTTATGTTTAGGTTGTACTCCTATTACACAGTATATTATTTCTAATTTATTTTATAAAACTGTTTATACGCCATTAATCATTTGTTTAAATGAAAATTATTTATATATAGAATATATTTCTTTTGGTATTTCAATTTTAGGTTTTTTTATTTTTTATTTAAGTAGATATGTTTTTTTAAGAAAAAATTATTTAGAAATTATATTTTCTCCTTTATATTATTTAGTTTCGAATAACTGGTTTTTTGATATTTTTTATTTTTATGTATTTGTAAAGCCATATTATTGGCTATCAAATTATTTAAATAGTAAAAAATTTTTTTATATAGAAAAATTTTTTTTAAAAATAATTTATTTTTTTAAAAGTAAATTTTTTAATATTAAATATATAGATATTGTTTACCATGTTAGATGGTATATTTTTTGTTTAACTGTATTTTTATTAATTAT